AAACTGTGatcatttatttacttttaccGAAAGTATTTTCTGCTGTTCCCTTAAATTAATTAACAAAACAAATTCCTGAACCTAAAAGCAAACAGATGCTCACACAACATAAGTACATTAAAAAGTACATAGTGTGGATGTGAATACTTACCAAAATTCTGTGCAAAGATTGTTACATATGTAAAGAAGAGGCTAGATATTTCAGACAGAAATGACCGAATGAATGGAAGATTACaacatttattattttcaatatcAAACGAATTTTGATGGCCATGTGGAGAAAACATGATAATAGATATTGAACCAAACCTTTCGCCAAAAAACAAAGCTCCTACAAAGTGGTGCGATCTTTTACAACATAAATGTAAAACTAGTTACtctcaaacaaaaaaattaatagcGTATACAAACAAGTCCACCTGGattttaaagataatttttcATATATTGTTTTACCGCACTACAAATACAGTAGGCATTGCAGAACTGGAACCTACTATTAAACCACCGCTTTGTAGAGTATATTGTCAGTCTAAGCTTGCCAAAGTTTTTAATAGGTATCCCAAATATTCCCAAATATGGCTCATGTTTGTTTTATTGCTGCCAACTCAGCAACAAGTCAATGGTCATGGAATGTTCCGCCCAACGTCAAATTCAAACGTATTGTCTTTATCATATacgcaaaatgaaaatatgcaaattcaaATTGCGCTGCTTAAAAAGCCAAGTATTGGAGCTGAGAGTCTAGAAACCCATCAACTCCTATCAAAAATCCAAGCCAAAATAACAAGTTCGGATAAGGATCTTAACAATTTATCCAAAAAGATTAGTAAGCAAAGCAGAGACTCATTCTATAATGCCAGTTCAAATAAATATAGTCTGATTAATCTAAGCCAGCCTAAACACACGCCTCACTTAatcaatcaaaaaataaaagttgaGTGGAAAAGTTCCGTACCAATTCATAATAGACAAACAAGAAAAAGCAGAGATATTCGACTAGAAAATAAAAGTCATAATAGAAATCCGAAAAGAGTTGATGAAGTCAGGCTTAAACGATTAGTTTTAAAAGGGCTTGGAAtgaaaaaaataccagataTGAAAAAGGTAAGAAACTGAATGCCAACTAAAAGAACATCTGAAGTATTTACTAAGCCATATGAAAATTGGAGCTTTAATGAAAATTATCTTTTGCAGGTTAATATAAGCCAAGTTGAATATTCCAACAAATACCTAGAATACCTAAGCCGTCTAAGGAGTCACCAGGATAAGGGCGCAAGCTATTTTAATAACTATATTGGGGCTTCATCTATTACAGACCTACATTTTTTAAGCATTAttacaaacaaatttaatGACATTAGTCACAAACGATTGCGTCATAAGAgatcatttaaaaatttaaacaggctaacacaaaacaaaaaacataaaaacaaTGAAGATTCAGTATATGGCCAACAGGACAAAACAAACATTCTTTTGCACTTTCCACTCACAAATCTTAAAGATGCCAAGTTTCACCATGATAAAATAGACGAGGCCAATGTCAGGCTTATGCTCCTATATAGCTCATCCCTAGCAACTAATTCGCGCCGATGGCAAGGACCTAGAAACagaaagttaaataaaatttctGGGACTGTTAATTCAATGAATCCAGTTAAGAGCTGTAATTCTGGTGATGTCAGCTATAATCAATTGAAAAGGGTCCGAAATCGACAATTGAATCTGAAGGTGTATCAACTTCTTTCGTCGAACAGACGAAGGCTTTTAGCCTCTCGGAAAATtgaatttgaaaatattgaataCGAAGAAACGCGAACTCAGTGGATAGAATTTGACGTGACAAAAGCTGTTCGTAGTTGGATGAACAAAAGTCATGAAAATTTGGGAATAGAAATTCAATGTGATAAATGCAAAAGTATAGGTGCTCGTATACTTAGCGACTCGGACTCTTCGACGCAATCATCATCTGGAGAATCAGCCACACCAAACAACGAACGCTTCAACCTCATGCCAGTTCTAAATATAATCGGACATGGAGCCCTGAAAGCCAAAAAAGAAGATGACGTTCATCATATCGTTCTGACCAATAATAGAAGCGATGAATATGTACATCATCGTTCAAACCAAGATATAACCTGGAGAAAGGAAAAATGGAATAACAACTGTTACAAATTACACCAGCGATGCTGCAGAAATCCGTTGGATGTTGCCTTCAAGGACATTAAGGGTTTTGAGTTTATATTACAGCCAAAAGTATTCGATGCAGGCTATTGCCATGGAAGATGCCCACCGCGTCACAATCCAGCCCACCACCACGCCCTGTTGCAAAGTCTTATATGGCAAGAAGATCATAGCCGAGCACCCCGTCCGTGTTGCGCTCCTTCAAAACTTGAGATGCTCGAAATATTACATGTTGACGAAAACCACAGCGATAAACTCAAAATTTCCACATGGAGTGATATGCAGGTTGTAGAATGTGCCTGTTCTTAAATGAAAACCGCTCTCAATATGCCTTAACGATTTATTTTTACATGTAATCCGTTATTTACCAACTATTGCCTCTAATTTTTAAGTATACATTTAAAAGTATAATACAtattatctttaaaaaaccgaAAGTACTTGTTGTTTACGATACAAAAAAATTGGATTCAACAAATAATgtacgctatagtcgagtgtcTTGATTATCAGATATTCGTTAGTCAGCTAACCAActtcaaaataaatacttttcGCATTTTATctactttacattttttgcaAGGTACAGGCAAACTAATGGTCCAAGCGGACCAAgcggaaaaataaaatataattgaaaTGTTCATCTTTTAAGATGTGGGCGCAATGgtttttgggcggtttgtgggctttagagtgaGCGTAGCATCCTGATGATGCTGTGCTCTTGAATGCTGTTGCACTGCGCAAAAGTCTCTataatctgcatgcctaatacGAACTTTccagcttttatagtttccgagatatcagcgttcattctgacgattttttgaagtttttggTCGATTTGTAAGTGTAAGAGTGGGTGCGGCACTTTAAAGAAACAAACTGGCACTGCACACGAAGCTAAGGAATTTAAATCTGAAATTCCAGCcgtctagctcttatagttagGAGGGGAGGAACATCATTTCAATTTACATCAAAAACGCATGCTCACAAAGACTCCTCCTCCGAAAAATTTGGCGTTAATTTTTTTCTGATCGTTTTTAATTCTTAACCAAGGAAATGACAACGCGTATCCTAGGAATTTTTAATCTTCAGAATGTTTAGAGTACCAGGACTTTTCATTTATTCATTAAAGAATTTGCGATGTTTACGCATTTAAATCCGTGTTTGCCGAATAGTTTAAAGCCTTATACCATCGAAAGGAAAAGTGAGTAGATCtttacaaattaattaaaagctTGTTATTAATGCATTGAATcacaattttttgttgtttatttcTTGAATATTCACTAAACAATtcttattaaaaacataacaaAATAAT
This genomic stretch from Drosophila suzukii chromosome 4, CBGP_Dsuzu_IsoJpt1.0, whole genome shotgun sequence harbors:
- the mav gene encoding uncharacterized protein mav, with protein sequence MIIDIEPNLSPKNKAPTKWCDLLQHKCKTSYSQTKKLIAYTNKSTWILKIIFHILFYRTTNTVGIAELEPTIKPPLCRVYCQSKLAKVFNRYPKYSQIWLMFVLLLPTQQQVNGHGMFRPTSNSNVLSLSYTQNENMQIQIALLKKPSIGAESLETHQLLSKIQAKITSSDKDLNNLSKKISKQSRDSFYNASSNKYSLINLSQPKHTPHLINQKIKVEWKSSVPIHNRQTRKSRDIRLENKSHNRNPKRVDEVRLKRLVLKGLGMKKIPDMKKVNISQVEYSNKYLEYLSRLRSHQDKGASYFNNYIGASSITDLHFLSIITNKFNDISHKRLRHKRSFKNLNRLTQNKKHKNNEDSVYGQQDKTNILLHFPLTNLKDAKFHHDKIDEANVRLMLLYSSSLATNSRRWQGPRNRKLNKISGTVNSMNPVKSCNSGDVSYNQLKRVRNRQLNLKVYQLLSSNRRRLLASRKIEFENIEYEETRTQWIEFDVTKAVRSWMNKSHENLGIEIQCDKCKSIGARILSDSDSSTQSSSGESATPNNERFNLMPVLNIIGHGALKAKKEDDVHHIVLTNNRSDEYVHHRSNQDITWRKEKWNNNCYKLHQRCCRNPLDVAFKDIKGFEFILQPKVFDAGYCHGRCPPRHNPAHHHALLQSLIWQEDHSRAPRPCCAPSKLEMLEILHVDENHSDKLKISTWSDMQVVECACS